In Blautia wexlerae DSM 19850, a single window of DNA contains:
- a CDS encoding LPXTG cell wall anchor domain-containing protein, whose translation MKNKYRFRRILSGVMAAVTILSTVISPLTVYASEEPKAAEPPAYESVKDLLDEEEVVKATDLELEAGQEFDASSDRTNLEIKDESKVKVTFQKAENDAGESFSTSHADTYHAVYYVEPVNQNHPVYQIGRNLIVKEPVTAAQSEPQTEQAVTEEDTGSDDEEAASQEETETEPVETEIVEPETAESETEEAETEEPEETESEFQGGLSESEFDAALEEAETENTTDKESGLTLSDVLEQAGEQDIDLMAMEDGETVSFTAVNTSTRATQDVDVTRGTAYYYADYGLGSYVTYKYTVKFGNVSATAYCVQPSKAGPGDGVYKITKLGDSKALAKVCYYGTKASGENGFFSEKHPDFSAGKQFIIVHLAASYANNSSDAFSGTNATGQALAMELYNYCMSQPEIPEVDMSFSNADVTAYISGNSQRTEEITFKASELQTITMKLPSGVKLHNVTTGKTSSAGASVEICGGTKFYLSAPLTQAVDVKGEWSVTMKGSIIKDYSAYKITTGSETQDLALVFGEGVTDEKYVDFKVSWVKQATLEIVKKDRKSNKAIAGAVYGVYSDKDGKNLITKMPATDANGASSVTITKTQDTVYLKEISVPNGYLLDTKAYDVKLVIGDTVKQTVTDAEQMASLTVYKLGEVLTGAKVTDDGVSFVYTEQKQKSAVYNVYAAADIVSADGTVIYKKDALVKAGLTTGDDGSVTLDNLYLGKYVVKEMQAPQNLVCTGESQEITLSYAGSNVEKVMGSVTFKNDRQKASVSVYKQDKETRKYLPGGTYGLYAGNDIKAADGTVVVKKDTLIEKVVTGTDGKAVYQADLPIANSYYMKEVSAPAGYTRNSEDVYSFTFQYTTDKEATVSFSHTFQNERVNAKIKLVKEDSETGKTAQGDATLEGAVYGLYAREDIVHPDGQTGVLYPAGTQIATLTTDAEGNAEIADLYLGKYYVKELTPPVGYLADPEEHDLECNDEGDLVQTVERTATSLEDVIKQPFQVIKAANNGKTDADLLKGVGFSAYLESSLKKNKDGSYDFASATPIVLTADGQTEMFTDERGYACSIPLAYGTYIVRETTTPHNFKPVDDFKVVISENNPDQPQVWRVLLDEEFEAKLKIVKKDDETKKSVLVPNTEFKVYDLDNKKYVEQVTTYPSTMVHKSYFTDENGYLILPQNLACGNYRIEEVTAPDGYTHSANTVEIKVDSDTAYQEDPVSGDLIIEVEFENHPAKGRLTIHKEGEVVKGFDKDFTYEEASLAGAVFEVYAAEDIYTADHQKDENGNRYLEYAKDTLVATVTTDETGSAVVENLPLGKYRVEEKKTPEGYTWNAKGEEVTFTYAGQDTPVVDEEVTFTNERQKVSITVEKQDAETGSTVAGATFGLYNKNEIKSGDKIIVKADTLLQEITSDEKGQAHFTLDLPLGTYYVKEISAPDGFVSSDEILEFDATYQGQDIPTIKLKSVKKNQPTTIEVTKSDLTTGVELNGASLSVLDKDGNVIDSWTSVKDEPHVIKYLTVGKTYTLRESLAPLGYLKTTDVEFTVQDTAKVQKVEMKDDVPKALLIVNKKGEFLDKITLLDNVKGVVEHLFEYITGSLSDVTFEIYAAEDIKAADGVSPDYYAKDELVATVTTDANGVAEVSDLPVGKYYVKEVGTAYGYVLDEEPRYVDLSYRDQDTPVVVYDEDWQNNRQKVKVNVLKKEKDTDRVLKGGIFGLYTRNDILSASGKVLMEADTLIELKTTDADGKISFIADLPIDGTYYVKELYAPDGFVTTGEEQEFVFEYQGDKEAEASYEFVFEDEPTTVELSKTDLTTGEELPGARLQLTDENGAVVEEWTSTKEPHIIKELVVGKSYTLTENKPADGYATAESITFTVENTAEIQKQVMEDDVTKVKISKTDITGDNEIEGAKLTITDENGNIVETWTSGKEPHYIEKLPIGKYTLKEEQAPNGYVVAEEITFEVADTAEIQKVAMKDDTAKGRLIIEKTDKDAGAALKDAEFELRDADGKVVETLTTDENGHATSGLLAIGTYKDGKFDKAATYYLVETKAPEGYQLDETKHEVTFTYVDDKTPVIEVIQKVTNEKLPEDTPFVSNPKTGDDTNLWIPALCLILSAGGLIGMGVASRRKKKKGGR comes from the coding sequence ATGAAGAATAAATATCGATTCAGGCGAATCCTTTCCGGGGTGATGGCCGCAGTTACCATCTTATCTACAGTCATTTCACCACTGACCGTTTATGCTTCAGAAGAGCCAAAAGCGGCAGAACCGCCAGCTTATGAATCTGTAAAGGATCTGCTGGATGAAGAGGAAGTGGTAAAAGCCACCGATCTGGAGCTGGAAGCCGGACAGGAGTTTGATGCTTCCAGTGACCGCACCAATCTGGAAATCAAGGATGAAAGCAAGGTCAAGGTGACATTCCAGAAAGCAGAGAATGACGCCGGGGAGAGCTTCAGCACCAGCCATGCAGACACTTACCATGCCGTTTATTATGTGGAGCCAGTCAACCAGAACCATCCGGTTTACCAGATTGGAAGAAACCTGATCGTAAAAGAGCCTGTGACAGCGGCTCAGAGTGAACCGCAGACAGAACAGGCAGTCACAGAAGAGGATACCGGTTCTGATGATGAGGAAGCTGCCTCGCAGGAAGAAACTGAGACTGAGCCTGTAGAGACAGAAATCGTTGAACCGGAGACAGCTGAATCTGAAACAGAGGAAGCGGAGACAGAAGAACCGGAAGAAACCGAATCCGAATTTCAGGGTGGACTTTCTGAATCTGAGTTTGATGCCGCATTAGAGGAAGCCGAAACAGAAAATACAACCGATAAAGAATCCGGGCTGACACTCAGCGATGTTCTGGAGCAGGCAGGGGAACAGGATATTGACCTTATGGCAATGGAAGATGGGGAAACCGTTTCTTTCACCGCAGTCAATACCAGTACAAGAGCAACACAGGATGTAGATGTGACAAGAGGGACTGCATACTATTATGCAGACTACGGTCTGGGTTCTTATGTAACCTATAAATATACCGTAAAATTTGGAAACGTGTCTGCAACTGCCTACTGTGTCCAGCCGTCAAAAGCAGGACCTGGGGATGGTGTTTATAAGATCACCAAACTGGGTGACAGCAAAGCACTGGCAAAAGTATGCTACTACGGCACAAAAGCATCCGGCGAAAATGGATTTTTCTCAGAGAAACATCCTGATTTTTCCGCTGGAAAACAGTTTATCATTGTCCATCTGGCTGCGTCTTATGCCAATAACAGTAGTGACGCTTTTTCCGGTACGAATGCAACCGGACAGGCTCTGGCAATGGAACTCTACAATTATTGCATGAGCCAGCCGGAGATACCGGAAGTGGACATGAGTTTCTCCAATGCAGATGTTACCGCATATATCAGCGGCAACAGCCAGAGAACAGAAGAGATCACCTTTAAGGCATCCGAACTGCAGACCATCACCATGAAACTGCCTTCCGGTGTCAAACTGCATAATGTGACAACGGGAAAAACAAGCAGTGCAGGTGCATCCGTGGAGATCTGCGGCGGTACCAAATTCTACTTATCTGCACCGCTGACACAGGCAGTGGATGTCAAAGGGGAATGGTCTGTTACCATGAAGGGAAGCATCATCAAAGACTATTCCGCTTACAAGATCACAACCGGAAGCGAGACACAGGACCTTGCCCTGGTATTTGGCGAGGGCGTGACCGATGAGAAGTATGTAGATTTTAAAGTGTCATGGGTAAAACAGGCAACTCTGGAGATCGTAAAGAAGGACCGCAAGAGCAACAAAGCCATCGCAGGTGCAGTTTATGGCGTTTACAGTGACAAGGATGGAAAGAACCTGATCACAAAGATGCCGGCCACAGATGCCAACGGAGCTTCCAGCGTTACGATCACCAAAACACAGGATACCGTATACCTGAAAGAGATCTCCGTACCAAACGGATATCTGCTGGATACCAAAGCCTACGATGTGAAACTGGTCATCGGAGATACTGTAAAACAAACCGTTACCGATGCAGAGCAGATGGCAAGCCTGACTGTTTATAAATTAGGAGAAGTCCTGACCGGAGCAAAGGTAACTGATGATGGTGTTTCCTTTGTTTATACCGAGCAGAAACAGAAGAGTGCGGTTTACAATGTTTATGCCGCAGCGGATATTGTATCCGCAGACGGAACCGTCATTTATAAAAAAGACGCACTGGTCAAAGCCGGACTTACTACCGGGGATGACGGAAGTGTCACACTGGATAATCTATATCTGGGAAAATATGTGGTAAAAGAAATGCAGGCACCACAAAATCTGGTATGCACAGGCGAAAGCCAGGAAATCACCCTTTCCTATGCCGGAAGCAATGTGGAGAAGGTCATGGGAAGCGTGACATTCAAAAATGACCGCCAAAAAGCAAGCGTAAGCGTATACAAACAGGATAAGGAAACCAGGAAATACCTTCCGGGCGGCACTTATGGCCTGTATGCCGGAAACGACATCAAAGCAGCGGACGGAACCGTTGTGGTCAAAAAAGATACCCTCATTGAGAAGGTAGTGACCGGAACAGACGGAAAAGCCGTATATCAGGCAGACCTGCCGATCGCTAACAGCTACTACATGAAAGAGGTTTCTGCACCGGCCGGATATACCAGAAACAGTGAGGATGTGTACTCTTTTACGTTCCAGTACACCACAGACAAAGAGGCAACCGTTTCTTTCAGCCACACGTTCCAGAACGAGCGTGTCAATGCGAAGATCAAACTGGTAAAAGAGGATTCCGAAACCGGAAAGACCGCACAGGGAGATGCAACCCTTGAGGGTGCGGTTTACGGACTGTATGCCCGTGAGGATATCGTTCATCCGGATGGACAGACAGGTGTCCTTTACCCGGCAGGAACGCAGATTGCAACCCTGACTACGGATGCCGAGGGAAATGCAGAAATCGCAGATCTCTATCTCGGAAAGTATTACGTGAAAGAATTGACGCCGCCTGTTGGATATCTGGCAGACCCGGAAGAACATGATCTGGAGTGTAATGACGAGGGAGATCTGGTTCAGACGGTAGAACGTACCGCAACTTCTCTGGAAGATGTGATCAAACAGCCGTTCCAGGTCATTAAAGCAGCCAACAATGGTAAGACCGATGCCGATCTGTTAAAAGGTGTGGGATTCAGTGCATATCTGGAGAGCAGCCTGAAGAAAAATAAGGACGGTTCCTATGACTTTGCATCTGCAACTCCGATTGTACTGACCGCAGACGGACAGACAGAAATGTTCACGGATGAGCGTGGATATGCATGCTCCATTCCGCTTGCATACGGAACCTACATTGTAAGGGAGACCACCACACCGCACAACTTCAAACCAGTCGATGACTTTAAGGTTGTGATCTCGGAAAACAATCCGGATCAGCCGCAGGTATGGCGTGTGCTTCTGGACGAAGAGTTTGAAGCAAAATTAAAGATCGTCAAAAAAGATGACGAGACAAAGAAATCTGTCCTGGTTCCGAATACTGAGTTTAAAGTATACGATCTGGATAACAAGAAATATGTGGAACAGGTGACCACGTACCCATCTACTATGGTACATAAATCTTATTTTACGGATGAGAATGGATACCTGATCCTGCCACAGAATCTGGCTTGTGGAAATTACCGCATCGAAGAAGTGACTGCACCGGATGGATACACCCACAGTGCCAATACCGTGGAAATCAAGGTAGACAGCGATACTGCATACCAGGAAGATCCGGTCAGCGGTGACCTGATCATCGAGGTGGAATTCGAGAACCACCCGGCAAAAGGCAGACTGACCATCCACAAGGAAGGAGAAGTAGTCAAAGGTTTTGACAAGGATTTCACCTATGAGGAAGCCAGCCTTGCAGGAGCCGTGTTTGAGGTTTATGCCGCAGAAGATATCTATACCGCAGACCATCAGAAAGATGAGAACGGCAACCGTTATCTGGAATATGCCAAAGACACACTGGTGGCAACGGTGACAACCGATGAAACCGGAAGTGCCGTAGTAGAGAACCTTCCGCTCGGCAAATACCGTGTAGAAGAGAAAAAAACGCCGGAGGGCTACACCTGGAATGCCAAAGGCGAAGAAGTAACTTTTACCTATGCCGGACAGGATACCCCAGTCGTAGACGAAGAAGTGACTTTTACCAATGAACGCCAGAAAGTAAGCATCACCGTGGAAAAACAGGATGCAGAAACAGGAAGCACGGTAGCTGGAGCTACATTCGGTCTTTACAATAAGAACGAGATCAAATCCGGTGACAAGATTATTGTGAAAGCAGATACCTTATTACAGGAGATCACAAGCGATGAAAAAGGACAGGCACACTTCACCCTGGACCTGCCGCTTGGAACTTATTATGTGAAAGAAATTTCTGCACCGGATGGTTTTGTATCTTCTGACGAGATACTGGAATTTGATGCCACCTATCAGGGGCAGGACATTCCGACCATCAAGCTGAAATCTGTGAAGAAGAACCAGCCGACCACCATCGAGGTGACAAAATCCGACCTGACCACAGGCGTAGAGCTGAACGGAGCATCCCTTTCTGTTCTGGACAAGGATGGAAATGTGATCGACAGCTGGACTTCCGTAAAGGATGAGCCTCATGTGATCAAATACCTGACCGTTGGAAAAACTTATACCCTCCGTGAATCTCTTGCACCGCTTGGTTATTTAAAGACCACGGATGTGGAATTCACCGTTCAGGATACCGCAAAAGTACAGAAAGTGGAAATGAAAGACGATGTGCCGAAAGCCCTGCTGATCGTAAACAAGAAGGGTGAATTCCTTGATAAGATCACCCTGCTGGACAATGTCAAAGGCGTTGTAGAGCATCTGTTTGAGTACATCACAGGAAGCCTGTCAGACGTTACCTTTGAGATTTACGCTGCAGAGGATATCAAAGCAGCCGATGGTGTAAGCCCGGATTATTATGCTAAGGACGAGCTGGTGGCAACCGTGACTACTGATGCAAACGGTGTTGCAGAAGTATCTGACCTTCCGGTTGGAAAATACTATGTCAAAGAGGTGGGCACAGCATATGGTTATGTGCTGGATGAAGAACCACGATATGTAGATCTTTCCTACCGTGACCAGGATACCCCGGTTGTCGTATACGATGAGGACTGGCAGAACAACCGTCAGAAAGTAAAAGTGAACGTCCTGAAGAAAGAAAAGGATACCGACCGTGTATTAAAAGGCGGCATCTTTGGACTGTACACCAGAAACGACATCCTGTCCGCATCTGGAAAGGTGCTGATGGAAGCAGATACCCTGATCGAGTTAAAAACAACAGATGCAGATGGAAAGATTTCCTTTATTGCAGACCTGCCGATCGACGGAACCTATTATGTGAAGGAGCTGTATGCACCGGATGGATTTGTCACCACCGGAGAAGAGCAGGAATTTGTTTTTGAGTACCAGGGGGATAAAGAAGCAGAAGCATCCTATGAATTTGTATTTGAAGATGAGCCGACAACCGTGGAGCTTTCCAAAACCGATCTGACCACGGGCGAGGAACTGCCGGGAGCCAGATTACAGCTGACGGATGAAAACGGGGCTGTTGTTGAGGAATGGACATCCACCAAGGAGCCGCACATCATCAAAGAACTGGTTGTAGGAAAATCTTACACCCTGACAGAAAACAAGCCGGCCGATGGATATGCCACTGCGGAAAGCATCACATTCACCGTAGAGAATACTGCGGAGATCCAGAAACAGGTAATGGAAGATGACGTGACCAAAGTGAAGATCAGCAAAACGGATATTACCGGAGATAATGAGATCGAAGGAGCCAAACTGACCATCACAGATGAAAATGGCAACATCGTAGAAACCTGGACTTCCGGTAAAGAGCCGCATTATATCGAAAAACTTCCGATTGGTAAATACACCCTGAAAGAAGAGCAGGCTCCAAACGGTTATGTCGTTGCAGAGGAGATCACCTTCGAGGTGGCAGATACCGCAGAGATCCAGAAGGTAGCCATGAAAGATGACACCGCAAAGGGACGCCTGATCATTGAGAAAACAGATAAGGATGCCGGAGCAGCACTGAAAGATGCAGAATTTGAACTGAGGGATGCGGATGGCAAAGTGGTAGAAACCCTGACCACTGATGAAAACGGCCATGCAACCAGCGGACTGCTTGCAATCGGAACTTATAAGGACGGCAAATTTGATAAGGCAGCCACCTATTATCTGGTTGAGACCAAAGCACCGGAGGGCTATCAGCTGGATGAGACCAAACATGAGGTGACATTTACCTATGTAGATGACAAAACTCCAGTGATCGAAGTCATCCAGAAAGTGACGAACGAGAAGCTGCCGGAGGATACCCCGTTTGTAAGCAACCCGAAAACAGGCGATGACACCAACCTCTGGATTCCGGCCCTGTGCCTGATTCTTTCCGCAGGCGGTCTGATCGGCATGGGTGTGGCATCCAGAAGAAAGAAGAAAAAAGGGGGCAGATAG
- a CDS encoding amidoligase family protein has translation MTGISRYKAAAAVGRMFGTEPYSIRSYSSWCVKDPDGKVWKFSYDSSIRCQYKSHGRCLNADSDYATEMVSPKLEYSEMGKLQEVVRCVKNAGAFVNSSCGMHVHVDASNHTPRSLKNALTIMYCKEDILFKALNVQTRREDEYCQKVRPMVLEKIRRMPNSTITMEKFKRAWYEGNDGSSEHYNWTRYYALNLHAVFSKGTLEWRCFESTLHAGKVRSNITLALAISAQAINQSCTHAKKTEIGDNPAFTFRTFLLRLGLIGDEYKNVRKHLLANLDGDKAWRYDKSTYACLQNPRRTEDAR, from the coding sequence ATGACAGGCATCAGCCGTTACAAGGCGGCTGCCGCTGTTGGAAGAATGTTCGGAACAGAGCCATATTCCATCCGCTCTTACAGCTCATGGTGTGTGAAAGACCCGGATGGAAAGGTCTGGAAGTTTTCCTATGATTCCAGTATCCGTTGTCAGTACAAATCTCACGGAAGATGTCTGAATGCTGACAGCGACTATGCCACGGAAATGGTATCCCCGAAATTGGAATATTCGGAAATGGGGAAACTCCAGGAAGTGGTGCGGTGTGTCAAAAACGCAGGTGCTTTTGTCAATTCATCCTGTGGCATGCATGTCCATGTGGACGCATCCAATCATACACCAAGGAGTCTGAAAAATGCACTGACGATCATGTACTGCAAAGAGGATATTCTGTTCAAAGCCTTAAATGTACAGACCAGAAGGGAAGATGAGTATTGCCAGAAAGTCCGTCCTATGGTATTGGAGAAGATCCGCCGGATGCCAAACAGCACCATCACGATGGAAAAATTCAAAAGGGCATGGTATGAGGGAAATGACGGAAGCTCCGAGCATTACAACTGGACAAGGTATTATGCATTAAACCTACACGCTGTTTTTTCCAAGGGAACACTGGAATGGCGTTGTTTTGAAAGCACCCTCCATGCAGGAAAAGTCCGGTCAAACATTACGCTGGCACTGGCCATATCCGCACAGGCGATCAACCAATCCTGTACCCATGCCAAAAAGACGGAGATCGGGGATAACCCGGCATTTACATTCCGTACCTTTCTACTTCGTCTCGGATTGATCGGGGACGAGTATAAAAATGTGCGGAAGCATCTGCTTGCCAATCTGGACGGGGATAAGGCATGGCGGTATGACAAAAGCACCTATGCCTGTCTGCAGAATCCAAGACGGACAGAAGATGCAAGATAA
- the dcm gene encoding DNA (cytosine-5-)-methyltransferase, with protein sequence MIVGTIRFFDLFSGIGGFREGLHRAGGFTCVGHCEADAYADHNYRVLFDTEGEWFCNDARNIETKRMPDFDLLCAGFPCQAFSIAGRREGFADARGTLFFEVARLVADKRPAYFLLENVPGLLSHDKGRTFHTILSTLSELGYHVEWKVLNSKDFGVPQSRKRVYIVGYLDGRCAGKILPFPKANGTALIQVHAGKQGERVYAEEGLSCTLTSGAGGMGGKTGLYEVGIPIKENTRKGYKMAYEGDSIDLGYPGINSRRGRVGHEIAHTLTTGNQQGTLHFVDISPPPLVTDVARCLNTRQDSSIHNHRGESSGVLVEETPRAVLTPAREKVRQNGRRMKEPEEPMFTITATDRHGVIYHGRIRRLTPRECLRLQGYWDGQISKMEKETSDNQLYKQAGNGVTVNVIEAIGRNLKAVDEEIRNSSPVPEAKGG encoded by the coding sequence CTGATAGTCGGAACAATTCGATTTTTTGACCTTTTCAGCGGAATCGGAGGATTCCGAGAAGGACTGCACAGAGCAGGGGGCTTCACCTGTGTCGGACACTGTGAAGCAGACGCGTATGCAGACCACAACTACCGGGTGCTGTTTGATACGGAAGGAGAGTGGTTCTGTAATGACGCAAGAAATATTGAAACAAAACGAATGCCGGACTTTGATCTTTTATGCGCGGGATTTCCTTGCCAGGCATTCTCTATCGCTGGACGAAGGGAAGGATTTGCCGATGCAAGAGGAACCCTTTTCTTTGAAGTTGCCAGACTGGTTGCAGACAAACGACCTGCGTATTTTCTCCTTGAAAACGTACCCGGTCTGCTTTCGCATGACAAAGGGCGGACGTTTCACACCATCCTCAGTACGCTATCTGAACTGGGGTATCATGTCGAATGGAAAGTGCTTAACAGCAAGGATTTCGGAGTCCCCCAGTCAAGGAAGCGGGTGTATATTGTCGGATATCTTGATGGAAGATGTGCCGGAAAAATATTACCTTTCCCAAAAGCAAATGGAACAGCTCTTATACAAGTCCATGCTGGCAAACAGGGAGAAAGAGTCTACGCAGAAGAAGGACTGAGCTGCACGCTGACCAGCGGGGCTGGTGGTATGGGCGGCAAGACCGGATTATACGAAGTCGGTATCCCAATCAAGGAAAACACCCGAAAAGGATACAAGATGGCTTATGAGGGTGATAGCATCGACCTCGGCTATCCGGGTATCAACAGCCGCAGGGGAAGAGTCGGGCATGAAATCGCCCATACCCTCACGACCGGAAACCAGCAGGGAACACTGCATTTTGTAGATATCTCCCCTCCGCCGCTGGTGACAGACGTTGCAAGATGTCTGAATACCAGACAGGATTCCAGCATCCATAACCACAGAGGCGAAAGTTCCGGGGTGCTGGTGGAAGAAACGCCAAGGGCAGTGCTGACACCAGCCAGGGAAAAAGTCCGCCAGAATGGAAGAAGAATGAAAGAACCGGAAGAGCCAATGTTCACCATTACGGCAACTGACCGTCATGGAGTGATTTACCACGGCAGAATCCGCAGGCTGACGCCAAGGGAGTGTCTACGGCTGCAGGGATACTGGGATGGTCAGATTTCCAAGATGGAAAAAGAAACATCGGATAACCAGCTTTACAAGCAGGCCGGGAACGGTGTCACCGTCAATGTCATCGAAGCAATAGGCAGAAACCTGAAAGCCGTGGATGAAGAGATCCGAAACAGCTCACCTGTTCCAGAAGCGAAGGGTGGGTGA
- a CDS encoding ParM/StbA family protein: MIIGIDHGYYAIKTPHVCFPTGLTGYDYEPYTMQNVLQYNGKFYVCGTGRQTLVRSKTSNDNYYLLTMAAIAQEIRYRRGERKTDVVLAAGLPLASFGREKKGFREYLFRKEQPLRFRYEDESYEIRIQDVKLFPQGYSALALHPECVRDEPSVLLADIGGWTVDLMRLDNSVPNAATCRSLELGVIRCVDEITEQVRRNTGLSVTDIQIERVLNGQSCSMDLSAKEIIVRQGRLYTEKILSAIMESGFDLKAIPSVIMGGGASILKRHVTPQDGLCRQIYLTDVHANASGYERIVGQMCAK; this comes from the coding sequence ATCATTATAGGAATCGATCATGGATATTATGCCATCAAAACTCCCCATGTGTGTTTCCCGACTGGACTGACCGGGTACGATTATGAGCCGTATACCATGCAGAATGTCCTGCAGTACAATGGGAAATTTTATGTGTGTGGAACTGGGCGGCAGACGCTGGTGAGAAGCAAGACTTCCAATGACAATTATTATCTTTTGACAATGGCAGCCATTGCACAGGAGATCCGCTACCGCCGGGGAGAGAGGAAAACAGATGTGGTTCTGGCAGCCGGCCTCCCACTGGCAAGTTTTGGCAGGGAGAAAAAAGGTTTCCGGGAATATCTGTTTCGGAAAGAGCAGCCTCTGCGTTTCCGGTACGAGGATGAGAGCTATGAGATCCGGATTCAGGATGTAAAACTGTTCCCACAGGGATACTCTGCCCTGGCTCTTCACCCGGAATGTGTTCGGGACGAGCCTTCTGTTCTTCTCGCAGACATCGGTGGCTGGACCGTAGACCTGATGCGGCTGGACAACAGTGTTCCAAACGCCGCTACCTGCCGCAGCCTGGAGCTTGGTGTGATCCGGTGCGTGGATGAGATCACCGAGCAGGTACGCAGAAATACCGGACTGTCTGTAACGGACATTCAGATCGAACGTGTTCTGAACGGCCAGAGCTGCAGCATGGACCTGTCCGCAAAAGAAATTATTGTCCGGCAGGGAAGGCTCTACACGGAGAAAATACTGTCTGCAATTATGGAATCCGGGTTCGATCTGAAAGCAATTCCGTCCGTGATCATGGGCGGCGGAGCCAGCATTCTGAAACGGCACGTGACACCGCAGGACGGGTTGTGTCGGCAGATTTACCTGACGGACGTACACGCCAACGCTTCCGGCTATGAGCGGATTGTGGGGCAGATGTGCGCGAAGTAA
- a CDS encoding HEPN/Toprim-associated domain-containing protein: protein MSEYADIVIGNLSLHWFRNYLDSKIVSLFFSKNDLIVVNNCNIDDDDKDAGTYTKYMYRTTVRRAKERLDAQGFGLNNFEKIFNDEMVQVVDYSSFLYHLQGDYDEEDKNNEIRIKKNVSLKKWKNAMKKIVSYELANGNIQFGGTLSEVNITTECDKVIFYSLKDEDSESFYALNPEIINYKYVYRLILEYCANDMEIILDFSNLDNWADDCIPKALAATENVSKTIVLVEGSSDKDILEFAMSQLYPHLSDLFYFMDFSDESGGKRDGGTSYVIKNLKTFYFSKIRANFIAIFDNDAEGYSSKCSLLNEIKNWPANFRILLYPEITMFHKYPTIAPNGKIVPDDINKKAASIELYLPDSIIKTGGNYYPIEWESRKRIRNKNNVEEALYQGVISYKDDIKHKFHEMRNKIERGDEVFKTEEWKNMKKLLETIVFAFNNEQ, encoded by the coding sequence ATGAGTGAATATGCAGATATAGTAATTGGAAATTTATCATTACATTGGTTTAGAAACTATTTGGATAGCAAAATCGTTAGTCTGTTTTTTTCAAAAAATGACCTTATTGTAGTAAATAATTGTAATATAGACGATGATGATAAAGATGCCGGAACATACACTAAATATATGTATAGGACGACTGTTCGGCGTGCAAAAGAACGCTTAGATGCACAGGGATTTGGACTTAATAATTTTGAAAAAATATTTAATGATGAAATGGTTCAAGTAGTAGACTACTCATCTTTTTTGTATCATTTACAGGGAGATTATGATGAAGAGGACAAGAATAATGAAATTCGGATTAAGAAAAATGTTTCATTAAAAAAATGGAAAAATGCAATGAAAAAAATTGTTTCTTATGAACTTGCAAATGGAAACATACAATTTGGAGGAACACTTTCAGAGGTTAATATTACAACAGAGTGTGACAAAGTTATATTTTATTCTTTGAAAGATGAGGATAGCGAATCATTTTATGCTTTAAATCCTGAAATAATCAATTATAAATATGTATACAGACTTATACTAGAATATTGTGCAAATGATATGGAGATAATATTGGATTTCTCAAATTTGGATAATTGGGCAGATGATTGTATTCCCAAAGCACTAGCAGCGACAGAGAACGTTTCAAAAACAATTGTTCTTGTTGAAGGGTCAAGCGATAAAGATATTTTAGAATTTGCGATGTCACAGTTATATCCTCATCTTTCAGATTTATTTTATTTTATGGATTTCAGTGATGAATCTGGTGGAAAAAGAGATGGAGGAACATCATATGTAATAAAAAATCTTAAAACTTTTTATTTTTCAAAAATTAGAGCAAATTTTATTGCAATTTTTGATAATGATGCAGAGGGATATTCTAGTAAATGCTCATTATTAAATGAAATAAAAAACTGGCCGGCAAATTTTAGAATATTATTATATCCAGAAATTACAATGTTTCATAAATACCCAACTATTGCACCTAATGGGAAAATTGTGCCTGATGACATTAACAAGAAAGCTGCTTCTATTGAATTGTATTTGCCAGATTCCATTATAAAAACTGGTGGGAACTATTATCCAATTGAATGGGAATCGAGAAAACGAATACGAAATAAAAATAATGTTGAAGAAGCATTATATCAAGGAGTGATTTCTTATAAAGATGATATAAAGCATAAGTTTCATGAAATGCGTAATAAAATTGAGAGAGGTGATGAAGTTTTTAAAACAGAAGAATGGAAAAATATGAAAAAATTACTAGAAACAATAGTATTCGCTTTTAATAACGAACAATAA